A genomic window from Montipora capricornis isolate CH-2021 chromosome 8, ASM3666992v2, whole genome shotgun sequence includes:
- the LOC138060474 gene encoding uncharacterized protein: MKLTAFSFPLLAVGFLITTPSYHGVLGQTSNTSAALAVLSNCPKSQCLTDAISCLANAGGNPNDESQARKLEKLEKEVASLKALLARAGKPSGFAVLDSNGRLNQSLLAAGYDKYSLYDLGWQSLHMAAAAACRGSTSSGGSGCCHNVVLVRNAADKKTCAQICAQSPFRNCDAELSIHGKTGKATHNGEQIGSFYNYYCSEPFGGGSEVSRSVSDITRYPDPYPYYSFCCCRK, encoded by the exons ATGAAGCTTACCGCTTTCAGCTTTCCATTACTAGCCGTGGGTTTCTTGATAACCACGCCATCTTATCATGGAGTTTTGGGACAAACATCAAACACTTCAGCAGCTTTGGCGGTGCTATCGAACTGTCCCAAAAGTCAGTGTCTG ACAGACGCTATTTCTTGCCTTGCGAATGCTGGAGGAAACCCAAATGACGAAA GCCAAGCAAGGAAACTGGAAAAACTTGAGAAGGAG GTGGCCTCCTTAAAAGCACTGTTAGCTAGAGCTGGGAAACCTTCTGGTTTCGCTGTGCTCGACAGCAATGGCCGCTTGAACCAGAGTCTCCTTGCGGCAGGTTACGACAAATACTCTTTGTACGACTTGGGCTGGCAGTCTCTTCACATGGCGGCCGCTGCTGCCTGCAGAGGAAGCACCAGTTCAGGGGGCTCTGGCTGCTGTCACAACGTCGTCCTTGTGCGTAACGCGGCTGATAAGAAGACCTGTGCTCAGATTTGCGCCCAGTCTCCGTTTCGCAACTGTGACGCAGAACTTTCCATTCATGGAAAAACAGGAAAAGCCACTCACAACGGAGAGCAGATTGGCTCCTTCTACAACTATTATTGCTCTGAACCGTTCGGCGGAGGGAGTGAGGTGTCACGCTCTGTTAGTGACATCACTCGGTACCCAGACCCGTATCCCTACTACAGCTTTTGCTGTTGCCGGAAGTAA